AATAACACCGCCCTCTGGTACAGAGAATTTGGTGCGCCAGAACAGGTGCTGGTTGCTGAACGCGCGCCCAAGCCGCCGCTGGCTGCCGAGCAGGTGCGGGTAAAAATGCTCTATGCCCCGGTCAACGCCTCCGATCTGATCCCCATTACCGGCGCTTACCGGCACCGCATCACGCTGCCGCAGGTCGCGGGCTATGAGGGGGTGGGCGTGGTGATCGCTGCCTCCACACCTGACAGCCCCCTGCTGGGCCGCCGGGTACTGCCGTTGCGCGGCGAGGGCACCTGGCAGGAGTTCGTCGATTGCCCAGCCGCGTTGGCCATTCCCGTGCCGGAGGAGATAGAGAGCACGCTGGCGGCGCGCGCCTATATCAACCCGCTGGCGGCGCAGCTGATGCTGGCCCATTTTCCGCCCGCTGGCAAAGAGGTGCTGCTGACGGCTGCTGGCTCGGAGTGCGCCCTGCTGCTCGGGCAGTGGGCGCGCCGGGCCGGGGCGCGGTCGGTGGCTGGCGTCACCCGTTCGGCGGTGCACGCACGGCGGCTGGAGGAGTGCGGCATTATCGCCATTCCGCAGGAGGACGATGCCCTGCTCAGGCACCATGCCGCCCGCGCTGGCGTGGTCTATGACGCCGTTGGCGGCCCGCTGGCGGAGCGCATCTTGGCGGCCATGCCCACCTCAGGCGAGTTTGTCTCTTATGGCCTGCTGTCCGGGCGGGCTTTCCCGATGCGCGCCCCTGTGCCGCGCGTGCACTGGTTCCATGTCCGCC
The nucleotide sequence above comes from Nissabacter sp. SGAir0207. Encoded proteins:
- a CDS encoding zinc-dependent alcohol dehydrogenase family protein, with the translated sequence MNNTALWYREFGAPEQVLVAERAPKPPLAAEQVRVKMLYAPVNASDLIPITGAYRHRITLPQVAGYEGVGVVIAASTPDSPLLGRRVLPLRGEGTWQEFVDCPAALAIPVPEEIESTLAARAYINPLAAQLMLAHFPPAGKEVLLTAAGSECALLLGQWARRAGARSVAGVTRSAVHARRLEECGIIAIPQEDDALLRHHAARAGVVYDAVGGPLAERILAAMPTSGEFVSYGLLSGRAFPMRAPVPRVHWFHVRHHLGDMTPEAWQHAFHTLWPALKNSLLGEVAPYPAQAWQEAIGFYRAAGRGCKPLLSWQG